A stretch of Sebastes fasciatus isolate fSebFas1 chromosome 19, fSebFas1.pri, whole genome shotgun sequence DNA encodes these proteins:
- the ajm1 gene encoding apical junction component 1 homolog has translation MTRTDPPDILVSTVHRDIKLVPISSHYKSLQPSKQCDSINYSKLEDSKSKVNKRHCRTFDYKSLEYPKSHNYSMESPYKKADRHAANPDVAWNALGRQQRYRFSAPDIFSHRLTPQPMAADMTSEVIVPEQKRRTRSKSAPRVQTSLTPVSFEGSSSSGRKGRESQRAPRDSRWRPEVSPRRESSHAATRAHMHEVHPIKLQPQMSDTSRYSPHYAADNPEDGGLDKPATSPHVRCRVDIKPDDAALHHSGRKQATPQVDIPWQRHHSGGSRSLTVPRHFSYSRTPTPTDSLGTEGRQAYQYSRSMPNSYLQPMEIPLQRMPSSSDYYGRERRAHSSPNVPTKFFYADDPGRYVTTAPPQPSSCFQDERYTPGQTYTPKVQYVQDPRTRMVHAVATRPYYPEMETYPYSVQTGYPKPYAANEPGPYIIQTPPTRIFYGDDPRSYQIQTAPPRFYYSSDMYAMPPEHHIPARAYYTEGRRHARVIQAQTDDWYGSEISGYSTNPASYVSQVTPTRVQQEPASTPWYASPCVEPPRIGTESKSYSRSWDNILNSRVEREQPLPVQRGQSYDDLLDSRKPAATTGDKPQPVVVNLSSSPRRYAALSMSDNSLIDKSPTETSKNSASKLWFVTPEITITDNDMRPGKLNKAEGRSASWDILDSRSTEGPELTQHDFESSTKEKPHDNASLQQSLEQLDELLADLVTDYKPPSRRASEDILDQLKKLIDEEEAVSLSRKGSKPCTEEPPPLDKQPTSIRMNPDAFRDMDGASDAMKSADECSPDQSPDEDDTMMCSNNKCRRTETLFNACLYFKSCHSCYTYYCSRNCRREDWDIHKESCLYGRIGSICRHIIKHCRETAEIHKAFSRVAKVGYLSRGRGVLFLGFPNPAASSKFLQYGLDSLLMSPTYLSLRELESFKDNLGEYCKELQEAGKEYDPNECFILNVSIAVGDQLPDGPSPRNEAPTVRKYAKVALASFSPERKVHKKESDMETLILTPPPGTADIDKEGDEGRKAREICFINIQRELRIRGVFLRHEYPQVYQQLCEFVESNRRFTPTTIYPIDKRTGKQFMCMIMAASEPRTLDWVGTPHLLDDII, from the coding sequence ATGACACGTACAGACCCTCCTGACATACTGGTATCAACTGTGCATCGAGATATTAAATTGGTCCCCATTTCTTCACACTACAAGTCCTTGCAACCCTCCAAACAATGTGATTCTATAAATTACAGCAAACTGGAGGACAGTAAGAGCAAAGTCAATAAGAGGCACTGCCGCACCTTTGACTATAAGTCATTGGAGTACCCAAAATCACACAATTACTCAATGGAGTCCCCATACAAGAAGGCTGATAGGCATGCAGCCAACCCAGATGTTGCCTGGAATGCCTTGGGCCGCCAGCAGAGATACCGTTTTTCTGCCCCGGACATTTTTAGCCATAGGTTAACTCCTCAACCAATGGCTGCAGATATGACCAGTGAAGTCATTGTCCCTGAACAAAAAAGAAGGACCAGGTCAAAAAGTGCCCCTCGGGTCCAGACCAGTCTCACCCCTGTGTCTTTTGAAGGGTCCTCATCTTCGGGGAGGAAGGGCAGGGAGTCCCAAAGGGCCCCGAGAGACTCTCGCTGGAGGCCAGAAGTATCACCGCGAAGGGAGTCCTCCCATGCAGCAACTAGGGCTCACATGCATGAAGTCCATCCCATAAAGTTGCAGCCTCAAATGAGTGACACCAGTAGATACTCACCTCATTATGCTGCGGATAATCCTGAGGACGGAGGGCTGGATAAACCAGCAACTAGCCCTCATGTCAGGTGTCGGGTGGACATCAAACCTGATGACGCAGCATTACATCATTCAGGACGGAAACAGGCTACACCTCAAGTGGACATACCCTGGCAGAGGCACCACAGTGGGGGGAGTAGGAGTCTGACTGTGCCACGCCATTTCTCCTATTCAAGAACACCAACTCCCACTGATTCGTTAGGTACAGAGGGTAGGCAAGCTTATCAATATTCCCGCAGCATGCCAAATAGTTACTTACAACCCATGGAGATACCCTTGCAAAGAATGCCGTCATCAAGTGATTACTATGGTAGGGAACGCAGAGCTCATTCCAGTCCTAATGTGCCAACCAAGTTCTTCTATGCGGATGACCCAGGGAGATACGTTACTACTGCTCCTCCTCAACCAAGTTCCTGCTTTCAGGATGAACGTTACACACCAGGACAAACATATACTCCAAAAGTGCAATATGTGCAAGATCCAAGGACTCGAATGGTGCATGCCGTAGCTACAAGACCTTATTATCCTGAGATGGAGACCTATCCATACTCTGTGCAGACAGGGTATCCCAAACCCTATGCAGCAAATGAACCAGGACCATACATCATACAGACACCTCCAACAAGAATATTTTATGGGGACGATCCAAGGTCTTATCAAATCCAGACTGCTCCGCCAAGGTTTTATTATTCCAGCGACATGTATGCAATGCCACCAGAGCATCATATCCCGGCAAGAGCATATTACACGGAGGGCCGAAGACATGCTAGAGTCATTCAAGCACAAACAGATGACTGGTATGGCTCAGAAATATCCGGTTATTCCACCAATCCTGCCTCTTATGTATCTCAAGTCACTCCAACCAGAGTCCAACAAGAGCCTGCGTCAACACCCTGGTATGCCAGCCCATGTGTAGAACCTCCAAGAATTGGCACAGAGTCAAAGTCTTACTCGAGGTCCTGGGACAATATCCTTAACTCTCGTGTAGAGAGGGAACAACCTCTTCCTGTACAGCGGGGTCAGAGCTACGATGATCTTCTTGACTCCAGGAAGCCTGCTGCAACCACAGGTGACAAACCGCAACCGGTGGTAGTCAATCTTTCCAGTTCGCCAAGACGCTATGCAGCCTTATCAATGTCGGATAACTCACTAATTGACAAAAGCCCAACAGAGACATCCAAGAACAGTGCTAGTAAACTCTGGTTTGTCACGCCTGAGATAACAATCACTGATAATGACATGCGACCGGGGAAACTTAATAAGGCTGAAGGACGGTCTGCCAGTTGGGACATTCTTGACTCCAGAAGCACCGAGGGTCCAGAACTGACTCAGCATGACTTTGAAAGCTCAACCAAAGAGAAGCCACACGACAACGCCTCACTACAGCAAAGCCTTGAACAACTTGATGAGCTTCTGGCAGATCTTGTGACCGATTACAAGCCACCCAGTAGAAGGGCAAGTGAGGACATTCTTGATCAGCTAAAGAAGTTAATTGACGAGGAAGAAGCAGTATCTCTGTCCAGAAAGGGCTCAAAGCCATGTACAGAGGAACCACCTCCTCTTGACAAGCAGCCGACCTCGATAAGAATGAATCCCGATGCTTTTCGAGACATGGACGGGGCCAGTGATGCGATGAAGAGTGCAGACGAGTGCTCCCCAGATCAGAGCCCAGATGAGGACGATACAATGATGTGCTCTAACAACAAATGCCGGAGGACAGAGACCCTGTTCAATGCTTGCCTATATTTTAAATCCTGCCACAGCTGCTACACTTACTACTGCTCTCGTAACTGTCGCAGGGAGGACTGGGACATTCATAAAGAAAGCTGCCTGTACGGAAGAATTGGCAGCATATGCCGTCACATCATCAAACACTGCCGGGAGACCGCAGAAATCCACAAAGCCTTCTCCCGTGTTGCCAAAGTTGGCTACCTTTCTCGAGGTAGAGGAGTTCTGTTCCTTGGTTTTCCAAATCCTGCGGCATCCAGTAAATTCCTGCAGTACGGCCTGGATAGTCTACTCATGTCTCCTACGTACCTGTCCCTCCGAGAGCTTGAAAGCTTCAAGGACAACCTAGGGGAGTACTGTAAGGAGCTACAGGAAGCCGGTAAAGAGTACGACCCCAACGAATGTTTCATCTTGAATGTATCCATTGCTGTTGGTGACCAATTGCCCGACGGGCCATCGCCAAGGAACGAAGCTCCAACTGTGAGAAAATATGCAAAGGTAGCACTGGCTTCCTTCAGCCCCGAGAGAAAGGTTCACAAGAAAGAGAGCGACATGGAAACGCTGATCCTCACTCCACCTCCTGGAACGGCAGATATCGACAAAGAGGGAGATGAAGGCAGGAAGGCCAGAGAAATCtgttttataaatatacaacGGGAGTTAAGGATTCGAGGGGTTTTCCTACGCCATGAATACCCACAGGTTtatcagcagctctgtgagttTGTGGAAAGTAACAGAAGGTTCACACCCACAACTATTTATCCTATTGATAAGAGGACCGGTAAACAGTTTATGTGCATGATCATGGCTGCCTCTGAGCCCAGGACGTTGGACTGGGTAGGCACCCCGCATCTCCTCGATGACATTATTTAA